From the genome of Altererythrobacter sp. BO-6:
TCGGCGCATGAAGGCTGCGTTGCACGTGTTGTGCGCCGCTGGCGCACTCATGCTTGCATTACCCGTGCAAGCGGCAAGCAATTTGGAATGCATTGCGAATAGCGCCACTGCTGAAGAGCAGGCGACGATTGACCGGTATATTCGGAATTTCCGCGGCGGAACCGCGGAAGACCGGGACGATCTGGTATTTGTTCAGGAACTGATCTCCGAGATCTCATTCGGCTGTGCCATGGAAAACCACTGGGGCGGAGATGCTGAGGGCCTAGCCCGGTTGGCGGCGGTATCGCGTGTGAAGGAGGCTGCCCTGCGCAACGGCAAAGCCATTTCGCCAGAATTGCTTGCGAAGTATGATGCATTCATCGCTGCGCGCGGGTCGGCAATGGTCGATATTTTCGATCGGATTGCCCGCGAGCAGTTGGGGTTTGGCGAGGGTGAACAGAAAGCCGGCGACGAGGAAGCCTTGCAAAGTTTTGCCCTAGCGCTCGGTATCGAAAAACAGTCTGCGGTGTCCGATGCCATTATGGAACTGTCATTCTCCGCAGCGGTACAGCGGGTGATCAAGGCCGAATTCGGTTCATATTAATTGGAGCGCTGATGATGTTCTCACTGAAAGGCATGAATGCTTTGGTTACCGGCGCAAGCGGCGGGATCGGTTCGGCGATCTGCCACGCGCTGGCTTCACAAGGCGCGCGGCTTGCCATCTCCGGTTCGAACAGCGCGAAGCTGCGCGCGTTCCGCGAAGAGCTTAACGAGCGCTACAAGCATGACGCCGGCGCGCATGTCGAAATCACCTGCAATCTGTCTGATACCGTGCAGGTCGAGGAGCTGATCCCGGCAACGGTCGATACGCTGGGCGGGGTCGATATCCTGGTCAACAACGCAGGGATCACGCGCGACAATCTGGCCTTGCGGATGAAGGATGAGGAGTGGAACGACGTGATCCGCATCAACCTCGAATCCACCTTTCGCCTGATGCGCGCAGCCGCCCGGCCGATGATGAAAAACCGCTTTGGGCGGATTGTCTCGATTACCAGCGTGGTGGGTGCGACCGGCAATCCCGGCCAGATGAACTACGCTGCGGCCAAGGCCGGGATCGTGGGCATGACCAAGAGCTTCGCGCAGGAAGTGGCGAGCCGTGGGATCACCGCCAATTGCGTGGCGCCGGGTTTCATCCGCACCGCCATGACCGACCAGCTGCCCGATGCGCAGAAGGACGCGCTTAATGCGCGAATCCCGATGGGGCGGATGGGCGAGGGCGAGGATATCGGCGCCGCTGTGGCCTTCCTGGCGACGCGCGAGGCTGGTTACATCACTGGCGAAACGCTGCATGTGAATGGCGGGATGGCGATGCTGGGCTAAGAACGCGGCGATTTCCTCCGGATTTTTCGTCGTTTTCCCCAAGGAATCGGGCCTCTGCGTGGGCTGGCCTTGCCGCCTTGGTCTCTTGCGCTAAGGTCGAAAGCCGAATTTCCGGCGCTGTGGGGCGATTCCGGCCCGCGGCGCGCATCAAGGGGTTGAGAAGGACCGATGAAGGCCACAATCGAACGCGCGACGCTGCTGCGTTGTCTGTCTCACGTTCAGTCGGTGGTGGAGCGGCGCAACACCATTCCGATCCTGTCCAACGTGCTGATCGATGCCAGCGATGGCGGGACGCTGAAGGTGATGGCGACCGACCTTGACCTGCAAGTGGTCGAGAACATGGCGGCAGCCTCGGTCGAGGCGC
Proteins encoded in this window:
- the fabG gene encoding 3-oxoacyl-[acyl-carrier-protein] reductase, translating into MFSLKGMNALVTGASGGIGSAICHALASQGARLAISGSNSAKLRAFREELNERYKHDAGAHVEITCNLSDTVQVEELIPATVDTLGGVDILVNNAGITRDNLALRMKDEEWNDVIRINLESTFRLMRAAARPMMKNRFGRIVSITSVVGATGNPGQMNYAAAKAGIVGMTKSFAQEVASRGITANCVAPGFIRTAMTDQLPDAQKDALNARIPMGRMGEGEDIGAAVAFLATREAGYITGETLHVNGGMAMLG